A region from the Methylocystis iwaonis genome encodes:
- a CDS encoding TadE/TadG family type IV pilus assembly protein has protein sequence MANRPSGFAACQRGTVAILFGLALFPVALLVGGAVDYSAAVTKKSRLQEALDKGVLAAAAKGAADSALLNRYLNANMPVGISAISATLAVSTAANGAVIYASDATFAVQTAFLKIIGMNSINVGAHSEATLPTQIVTATFNAVSAKGAFAKDMFLWTKNASGAVTSKQTVLSYRYGVSGSGTNPPVGAWTVTFSVPKYSTYGVGMVAYQDLSYQGGLINPVEFYSDVNSASFRKTGNCQDSGGAQYNVEDGGDNDYLDFVYTMKCALGVASNSVARLSK, from the coding sequence TTGGCGAACAGGCCGTCCGGCTTCGCGGCCTGTCAGCGCGGCACTGTCGCCATTCTCTTCGGCCTAGCGCTTTTTCCCGTGGCGCTCCTGGTGGGCGGCGCCGTCGACTATTCTGCGGCAGTGACGAAGAAGTCGCGATTGCAGGAAGCGCTCGATAAAGGCGTTTTGGCGGCTGCGGCAAAAGGCGCCGCCGATTCTGCGCTCCTCAACCGATATTTGAACGCCAATATGCCTGTCGGGATCAGCGCCATCAGTGCGACGCTTGCCGTCAGTACGGCTGCAAATGGCGCCGTTATCTACGCGTCTGACGCGACCTTTGCTGTTCAGACGGCTTTTCTGAAGATCATCGGGATGAACTCGATCAACGTGGGCGCGCATTCCGAGGCGACGCTTCCGACGCAGATCGTCACCGCGACTTTCAACGCGGTCAGCGCCAAGGGCGCTTTCGCCAAGGACATGTTCCTCTGGACGAAAAACGCTTCTGGGGCCGTCACCTCTAAGCAGACGGTTCTTTCCTACCGTTACGGCGTCTCCGGCTCCGGAACCAACCCGCCGGTCGGGGCTTGGACAGTCACTTTTTCGGTCCCGAAATATTCGACCTATGGCGTCGGAATGGTCGCTTACCAGGACCTGAGTTATCAAGGTGGGCTGATCAATCCGGTCGAGTTCTATAGCGACGTCAACTCGGCCTCTTTTCGTAAAACCGGCAATTGTCAGGATAGCGGCGGCGCCCAGTACAACGTCGAAGACGGCGGCGACAACGACTATCTCGATTTCGTCTACACAATGAAATGCGCGCTCGGCGTGGCGTCCAATAGTGTGGCGCGCCTCTCGAAATAA
- a CDS encoding ABC transporter substrate-binding protein translates to MKRLAAAFCLMLAAAPARAETLDIKVGVLREPHSRETLSILDIPAADDTLAGALMGAVDNNTTGKFTHQTFEAIDEKLDDGADASAAIDALVDKGALLIIADLSPDRLLAASERAKTKGALLFNVSAPDDRLREEDCRANVVHVTPTRAMLADGLAQYLVWKQWRKWLLIKGSHANDELLAQAYRRAAKKFGAKIVEERLYEDTGGGRRSDSGSVQTQRQMPVLTQNAPAYDALVAVDESEVFAGYLPYRTWDPRPVAGSAGLYPTNWDPAHEQWGAQQLQNRFMMTYRRLMNARDNAAWLAMRMIGEAATRTNSNAPDRLRAFMLGKDFSIAAFKGVRQTLRPWNQQLRQPILLSDGRITVSVSPQEGFLHQVSELDTLGLDQPETKCRLK, encoded by the coding sequence ATGAAACGCCTCGCCGCCGCTTTCTGCCTCATGCTCGCCGCCGCCCCCGCGCGCGCCGAGACGCTCGATATCAAGGTCGGCGTGCTGCGCGAGCCGCACTCGCGCGAGACCCTCTCCATCCTCGACATTCCCGCCGCCGACGACACGCTCGCCGGCGCGCTGATGGGCGCGGTCGACAACAACACCACCGGCAAATTCACGCATCAAACCTTTGAAGCGATCGACGAGAAGCTCGACGACGGCGCCGATGCCTCGGCGGCGATCGACGCGCTCGTCGACAAGGGCGCGCTTCTCATCATTGCCGATCTCTCGCCCGATCGTCTTCTTGCGGCGAGCGAGCGCGCCAAGACGAAGGGCGCGTTGCTCTTCAACGTGTCGGCGCCCGACGATCGGCTTCGCGAGGAAGACTGCCGCGCCAATGTCGTGCATGTCACGCCGACGCGCGCCATGCTGGCGGACGGGCTCGCGCAATATCTCGTCTGGAAACAGTGGCGCAAATGGCTGCTCATCAAGGGCTCGCACGCCAATGATGAATTGCTCGCGCAGGCCTATCGCCGCGCGGCCAAGAAGTTCGGCGCCAAGATCGTCGAAGAGCGCCTCTATGAAGACACCGGCGGCGGGCGGCGCAGCGACTCGGGCTCGGTTCAGACGCAACGGCAAATGCCCGTCCTGACCCAGAATGCGCCCGCCTATGACGCGCTTGTCGCCGTGGATGAGAGCGAGGTTTTCGCGGGCTATCTCCCCTATCGCACATGGGACCCGCGCCCTGTCGCGGGCTCGGCCGGCCTCTATCCCACCAATTGGGACCCCGCCCATGAACAATGGGGCGCCCAGCAATTGCAGAACCGTTTCATGATGACCTATCGCCGTCTCATGAACGCGCGCGACAACGCCGCCTGGCTCGCCATGCGCATGATCGGCGAAGCGGCGACGCGCACCAATTCCAACGCGCCCGACAGACTGCGCGCGTTTATGCTCGGCAAGGATTTCTCCATCGCCGCCTTCAAGGGCGTGCGTCAGACGCTGCGTCCCTGGAACCAGCAATTGCGCCAGCCGATCCTGCTGTCGGACGGCCGCATCACCGTCTCCGTCTCGCCGCAGGAAGGCTTCCTGCATCAGGTGAGCGAACTCGATACGCTGGGGCTCGATCAGCCCGAAACGAAGTGCAGGTTAAAATGA
- a CDS encoding FmdB family zinc ribbon protein, which yields MPLYAFRCQDCAHEFETLARFEEIPECPACGGAHVERQLSLIAKPAAGGDVDTGPSCGAMSGGAPCPSCPALAG from the coding sequence ATGCCCCTCTACGCCTTTCGCTGCCAGGATTGCGCCCATGAATTCGAGACGCTCGCGCGTTTCGAGGAGATCCCCGAGTGCCCCGCTTGCGGCGGCGCGCATGTCGAGCGCCAATTGTCGCTGATCGCCAAGCCCGCGGCGGGCGGCGATGTGGACACAGGCCCGAGCTGCGGCGCCATGTCCGGCGGCGCGCCCTGTCCGAGCTGTCCCGCGCTCGCCGGGTGA
- a CDS encoding EF-hand domain-containing protein → MKKTFVFCALALAGLLVAPVAPALAKKAPPVASLDTDNDGTVDVNEANKSAEALFTKLDKDNDGTIEPKELQGRLSKKEFKAADPDNDGTLSKDEYLAVVGKLFKEADGDNEGTLDDKEFASKQGKALLRVVR, encoded by the coding sequence ATGAAAAAGACGTTTGTGTTCTGTGCGCTGGCGCTTGCCGGGCTGCTCGTCGCCCCGGTCGCGCCCGCGCTGGCCAAAAAGGCCCCGCCGGTCGCCTCGCTCGATACGGACAACGACGGCACGGTCGACGTGAACGAGGCGAACAAATCCGCCGAGGCGCTTTTCACCAAGCTCGACAAGGACAATGACGGCACCATCGAGCCCAAGGAGCTTCAGGGCCGCCTCTCCAAAAAGGAATTCAAAGCGGCTGACCCCGACAATGACGGCACGCTGAGCAAGGACGAATATCTGGCCGTCGTCGGCAAGCTCTTCAAGGAAGCCGACGGCGACAATGAAGGGACGCTGGACGACAAGGAATTCGCATCCAAGCAAGGCAAGGCGCTGCTGCGCGTCGTCCGCTGA
- a CDS encoding TonB-dependent receptor has translation MVLDRRISFIALSVALAPGGALAQTSLPTIEVGGAPLRSTARPATAQTAPSRPAAGQSTRVSSAPISATPAASPVVIKYAVPAATYTLSSKELAQTRQFDVSGALQRQAPGVIISDVAGNPFQPQIDFRGFVASPISGTPQGLAVYQNGIRVNEAWGDAVNWDLIPNIAIDRLTVVTGNPLFGLNAIGGAVTVDMKNGFTYQGFELDARTGSWARRQASMQYGVQKGAFASYLAMEAAGDNGYRHFSGSHVKRLYGDVGYRGESGEIHANVTVAQNRFGASGPAPVELTNIDPGAAYTTPQTYKNTLAMYDINGNIAPNEHWKLFGDVHFRAFDQARVDGNTTEFNSCGEATLCNGEGEDTRLPDYFGGAASLGVIDNTWTRSRTIGGTVQATNDDIYFGFHNKITFGVSYDHGWTAFSANETLGVIQPNLVVGITGPVVEEPGSSISSVSVRASNDYLGVYALDTLDITDKLSATAGARFNRAGISLYDMRGTQINGSGVYTRINPVAGLTYKILPNVSAYASYSEANRAPTPLELACADPNRPCLIDNFLVADPPLKQVVSHTIETGLRGNVALPAIIPWAADYLPGELTWSAGLYRTYNFNDILSVPTQVGGRGYFTNAGTTLRQGVEASLRYADERLSAWLSYTLTDATFQSTILLGAPNNPLAAAFGNGSVMITPGANMSSIPRHRLKAGADYAVTPQWRIGGDVVYSTGGWLREDEINAFGTLSPYALINLRTSWQATPNLQFYGLIENVANVRSRSFGVFYDTAAISFLPLSNPKMVSLGPPLGLFGGVKISF, from the coding sequence ATGGTTTTGGATAGACGGATTTCCTTCATCGCTCTCTCGGTGGCGCTCGCGCCGGGCGGGGCCTTGGCGCAGACCTCCTTGCCGACGATCGAGGTCGGCGGCGCACCGCTGCGCTCGACCGCGCGTCCTGCGACCGCGCAAACCGCCCCGAGCCGCCCGGCCGCCGGCCAGTCCACACGCGTCTCTTCCGCCCCGATCTCGGCGACGCCCGCGGCTTCCCCGGTCGTTATCAAATACGCCGTTCCGGCGGCGACCTATACGCTTTCCTCCAAGGAACTGGCGCAGACCCGCCAGTTCGACGTCTCCGGCGCGCTTCAGCGCCAGGCGCCGGGCGTGATCATCAGCGACGTCGCCGGCAATCCCTTCCAGCCGCAGATCGACTTCCGCGGCTTTGTCGCCTCGCCCATCTCCGGCACGCCGCAGGGGCTCGCCGTCTATCAGAACGGCATTCGCGTCAACGAAGCCTGGGGTGACGCGGTCAACTGGGACCTGATCCCGAATATCGCCATCGACCGCCTAACGGTGGTCACCGGCAACCCGCTCTTCGGCCTCAACGCCATCGGCGGCGCGGTCACGGTCGATATGAAGAACGGCTTTACCTATCAGGGCTTCGAACTCGACGCCCGCACCGGTAGCTGGGCGCGCCGTCAGGCCTCGATGCAATATGGCGTCCAAAAAGGAGCCTTTGCGAGCTACCTCGCCATGGAGGCCGCGGGCGATAACGGCTATCGCCATTTCTCCGGCTCGCACGTCAAGCGGCTTTACGGCGACGTCGGCTATCGCGGCGAGAGCGGCGAAATCCACGCCAATGTCACGGTGGCGCAGAACCGCTTTGGCGCCAGCGGCCCGGCGCCCGTCGAGCTGACGAACATCGATCCGGGCGCAGCCTATACGACGCCGCAAACCTATAAGAACACGCTGGCGATGTACGACATCAACGGCAACATCGCGCCCAACGAGCATTGGAAGCTTTTCGGCGACGTTCACTTCCGCGCCTTCGATCAAGCGCGCGTCGACGGCAACACCACCGAGTTCAATTCCTGCGGCGAAGCAACGCTGTGCAACGGCGAGGGCGAGGACACGCGGCTTCCCGACTATTTCGGCGGCGCCGCATCGCTCGGCGTGATCGACAACACCTGGACTCGCTCACGCACCATCGGCGGCACCGTCCAGGCCACAAACGACGATATTTATTTCGGCTTCCACAATAAGATCACTTTCGGCGTCAGCTATGATCACGGCTGGACGGCCTTTTCGGCGAATGAGACGCTCGGCGTCATTCAACCGAACCTCGTCGTCGGGATCACCGGCCCGGTCGTGGAAGAACCCGGGAGCAGCATTTCGAGCGTTTCGGTGCGCGCCTCGAACGACTATCTCGGCGTCTATGCGCTCGACACGCTCGACATCACCGACAAGCTCTCGGCGACCGCGGGCGCGCGCTTCAATCGCGCCGGCATTTCGCTTTATGATATGCGCGGGACGCAGATCAACGGCTCGGGGGTCTATACGCGCATCAATCCTGTTGCCGGCCTCACCTATAAAATCCTGCCGAATGTCTCGGCCTACGCCAGCTATTCGGAGGCCAATCGCGCGCCGACGCCGCTCGAGCTCGCCTGCGCCGACCCGAACCGTCCCTGTCTCATCGACAATTTCCTTGTCGCCGATCCGCCGCTGAAACAAGTGGTGTCGCATACGATCGAGACGGGCCTGCGCGGCAATGTCGCGCTTCCTGCGATCATTCCGTGGGCGGCGGATTATCTCCCCGGCGAGCTCACCTGGAGCGCGGGGCTCTATCGCACCTATAATTTCAACGACATTCTGAGCGTCCCAACCCAGGTCGGCGGGCGCGGCTATTTCACCAACGCCGGGACGACCTTGCGCCAGGGCGTCGAAGCCTCGCTGCGCTACGCCGACGAAAGGCTCAGCGCCTGGCTCAGCTATACGTTGACCGACGCCACCTTCCAGTCGACGATCCTGCTCGGCGCGCCGAACAATCCGCTGGCGGCGGCCTTCGGCAATGGCAGCGTGATGATCACGCCCGGCGCAAACATGTCCTCGATCCCGCGCCACCGCCTGAAGGCGGGCGCGGATTACGCCGTGACGCCGCAATGGCGAATCGGGGGCGATGTCGTCTATTCGACGGGGGGCTGGCTGCGCGAGGACGAAATCAACGCCTTCGGCACGCTCTCGCCCTATGCGCTGATCAATTTACGCACGTCCTGGCAGGCGACGCCGAATCTGCAATTCTACGGGCTCATCGAAAACGTCGCCAATGTGCGGTCGCGCAGCTTCGGCGTTTTCTACGATACGGCGGCGATTTCCTTCCTGCCCTTGTCGAATCCGAAGATGGTTTCGCTCGGACCGCCGCTCGGCCTCTTTGGCGGCGTGAAGATCTCCTTTTAA
- a CDS encoding acyl-CoA dehydrogenase, translating to MTYRAPLTDILFSLRLAAGADLEDLYADIADGVAEQTLNEAAKFAEGQLLPLDRTGDRAGVKFADGAVTTAPGWREAYAAWQAGGWNAIAGNPDHGGLGLPALLNAACTEIWNAANISFALCPLLSHGAIEALEAHASAALKETYLARIVSGEWTGTMNLTEPQAGSDLALLRTRAERNADGSYRLTGQKIFITYGEHDLADNIVHLVLARLPDAPPGTKGISLFLAPKFLPDETGAFTRRNALHCAGVEHKLGIHASPTCTMVYEDAVGFLIGEENNGLACMFTMMNNARLSVGLQGVALAERATQAALAYAKERKQGRAPGAPETSAIIEHPDVARMLLTMASLTAAARLICFETAASLDRAHRDQDPTRAREAEERASLLTPVAKAFSTDMGDEVTSLAVQVHGGMGYIEETGVAQLMRDARICAIYEGTNGIQAIDLVGRKLPMSGGAALNREIDDMRAIARESTVAAVGAAVEAFAQASDYLLCATKQAPAEALAGATPYLRLFALARGATLLEKAAKAERRENDHNAARYEALAHFFAKNIAVAAPGLAQTVIEGARSVTEGKAAFGG from the coding sequence ATGACCTATCGCGCGCCGCTTACTGATATTCTCTTCTCTCTACGCCTCGCAGCGGGGGCGGACCTCGAGGACCTCTACGCCGATATCGCCGACGGCGTCGCCGAGCAGACGCTCAACGAGGCGGCGAAATTCGCCGAAGGGCAGCTTCTGCCGCTCGACAGGACCGGCGACCGCGCCGGCGTCAAATTTGCCGATGGCGCCGTGACCACCGCCCCCGGCTGGCGCGAGGCCTATGCCGCTTGGCAAGCCGGCGGCTGGAACGCCATCGCGGGGAACCCGGATCACGGCGGGCTTGGCCTCCCGGCGCTTCTCAACGCAGCCTGCACGGAAATCTGGAACGCGGCGAATATCTCCTTCGCCCTGTGCCCGCTCCTCTCCCATGGCGCGATCGAGGCGCTGGAGGCGCATGCGAGCGCGGCGCTGAAGGAGACCTATCTCGCCAGGATCGTCAGCGGCGAATGGACCGGGACGATGAATCTCACCGAACCGCAGGCGGGCTCCGACCTTGCGCTTCTGCGCACACGGGCCGAGCGCAACGCCGACGGCTCCTATCGCCTCACGGGCCAGAAGATCTTCATCACTTATGGCGAGCACGATCTCGCCGACAACATCGTGCATCTCGTGCTGGCGCGTCTCCCCGATGCGCCGCCCGGAACGAAGGGCATCTCGCTTTTCCTCGCGCCAAAGTTCCTGCCCGATGAAACAGGCGCCTTCACGCGGCGTAACGCGCTGCACTGCGCCGGAGTGGAACACAAGCTCGGCATCCACGCCTCGCCGACCTGCACCATGGTCTATGAGGACGCCGTCGGCTTTCTGATCGGCGAAGAAAACAACGGCCTTGCCTGCATGTTCACCATGATGAACAACGCCCGGCTTTCGGTAGGCCTGCAGGGCGTTGCGCTTGCCGAACGCGCCACGCAGGCCGCGCTGGCTTACGCCAAGGAACGCAAGCAGGGCCGTGCGCCGGGCGCGCCGGAGACAAGCGCGATCATCGAGCACCCGGACGTCGCTCGCATGCTGCTCACCATGGCCAGCCTGACGGCGGCCGCGCGTCTGATCTGCTTCGAGACGGCCGCGTCGCTCGACCGCGCGCATCGCGACCAGGACCCCACCCGCGCCAGGGAAGCGGAAGAGCGCGCGAGCTTACTGACGCCTGTGGCCAAGGCCTTCTCCACCGACATGGGCGATGAGGTGACGTCGCTCGCCGTGCAGGTGCATGGCGGCATGGGCTATATCGAAGAGACAGGCGTCGCCCAGCTTATGCGCGACGCGCGCATCTGCGCGATCTATGAAGGCACGAATGGCATTCAGGCGATCGACCTCGTCGGCCGCAAATTGCCGATGTCGGGCGGCGCGGCGCTGAACCGCGAAATCGACGACATGCGCGCCATCGCAAGAGAGAGCACTGTCGCCGCGGTCGGCGCGGCGGTGGAAGCGTTCGCACAAGCCAGCGACTATCTGTTGTGCGCGACGAAGCAAGCGCCGGCCGAGGCCCTTGCGGGCGCGACGCCTTATCTGCGCCTGTTTGCACTGGCGCGCGGCGCGACGCTTCTCGAAAAAGCCGCCAAAGCCGAACGTCGCGAAAATGACCACAACGCTGCGCGCTATGAAGCGCTCGCGCATTTCTTCGCCAAGAACATTGCGGTTGCGGCGCCGGGCTTGGCGCAAACAGTAATAGAAGGCGCGCGCTCAGTGACAGAAGGAAAGGCCGCGTTTGGGGGGTGA
- a CDS encoding ABC transporter permease — protein sequence MSCREPMTLASSFTPRQYLVCLWGVVWREGLRFLHQRERFVSALVRPLVWLFIFAAGFRQVLGVSIIPPYETYVLYEVYIAPGLMAMIQLFNGMQSSLSMVYDREMGNMRTLLVSPFPRWFLLGAKLFAGVAVSILQVYAFLLIAYFWEIEPPTKWGYLTVLPALALGGLMLGALGMLLSSLIKQLENFAGVMNFVIFPMFFASSALYPLWRVKDSSPWLYYACQANPFTHAVELIRFAFYQQLDWVSLLAVAGYTSVFLIGAIIAYDPARGMLMRRGG from the coding sequence ATGAGCTGTCGGGAGCCAATGACGCTCGCCTCCTCTTTCACCCCGCGCCAATATCTCGTCTGTCTTTGGGGCGTCGTCTGGCGCGAGGGGCTTCGCTTTTTGCATCAGCGCGAGCGCTTCGTCTCGGCGCTGGTGCGGCCGCTCGTTTGGCTCTTCATCTTCGCGGCGGGTTTCCGGCAGGTGCTCGGCGTCTCCATCATCCCGCCCTACGAGACCTATGTGCTCTACGAGGTCTATATCGCGCCTGGCCTCATGGCGATGATCCAGCTTTTCAACGGCATGCAGTCGTCGCTCTCCATGGTCTACGACCGTGAGATGGGCAATATGCGCACGCTGCTCGTCTCGCCCTTCCCGCGCTGGTTCCTGCTCGGCGCCAAGCTTTTCGCCGGCGTCGCCGTGTCGATCCTGCAGGTCTACGCTTTTCTGCTGATTGCTTATTTCTGGGAGATCGAGCCGCCCACCAAATGGGGCTATCTCACCGTCCTGCCGGCGCTTGCGCTCGGCGGACTCATGCTCGGCGCGCTCGGCATGCTGCTGTCATCGCTCATCAAGCAGCTCGAGAATTTCGCGGGCGTGATGAACTTCGTCATCTTCCCGATGTTCTTCGCCTCTTCCGCGCTCTACCCGCTCTGGCGCGTGAAGGATTCGAGCCCCTGGCTCTATTACGCTTGCCAGGCAAATCCGTTTACCCACGCGGTCGAGCTGATCCGCTTCGCCTTTTATCAGCAGCTCGACTGGGTCTCGCTGCTCGCGGTCGCAGGCTATACGAGCGTCTTTCTCATCGGCGCAATCATCGCCTACGATCCCGCGCGGGGCATGCTGATGCGCAGGGGCGGATAG
- a CDS encoding ABC transporter ATP-binding protein, with product MTDALAIRHLSHAYGARKALDDVSFTVAPGSFTVLLGLNGAGKSTLFSLVTRLYAARQGQIEIFGADVMRSPGAALRRLGVVFQARTLDLELSLMQNLVYHAALHGIGPFEARRLGQEALTRAGLAERANDKARALSGGQMRRIEIARALLHKPRLLLLDEPTVGLDIKARADILAHVRGLVRDEGLGVLWTTHLIDEIDPEDQVVILHKGKALATGRAREIVAQSGAAEIGAAFAKITGADVERISA from the coding sequence ATGACCGACGCCCTCGCCATCCGCCATCTTTCGCACGCCTATGGCGCCCGCAAGGCGCTCGACGATGTGAGCTTCACTGTCGCGCCCGGCAGCTTCACCGTGCTGCTCGGCCTCAACGGCGCAGGTAAAAGCACGCTTTTCTCCCTCGTCACGCGGCTTTATGCGGCGCGGCAGGGCCAGATCGAGATTTTCGGCGCAGACGTCATGCGCAGCCCTGGCGCGGCGCTGCGGCGGCTCGGCGTCGTGTTTCAGGCGCGCACGCTCGATCTTGAATTGAGCCTGATGCAGAACCTCGTCTATCACGCGGCGTTGCACGGCATCGGGCCCTTCGAAGCCCGCCGCTTAGGGCAAGAGGCGTTGACGCGCGCCGGCCTTGCGGAGCGCGCCAATGACAAGGCCCGCGCGCTCTCGGGCGGGCAGATGCGCCGCATCGAGATCGCCCGCGCTTTGCTGCACAAACCGCGCCTTCTGCTTCTCGACGAACCCACCGTCGGCCTCGACATCAAGGCGCGCGCCGATATTCTTGCCCATGTGCGCGGCCTCGTCCGCGACGAGGGGCTCGGGGTCTTGTGGACGACCCACCTCATCGACGAGATCGATCCCGAGGATCAGGTGGTGATCCTGCACAAGGGCAAAGCGCTGGCGACCGGACGGGCGCGAGAGATCGTCGCGCAAAGCGGCGCAGCGGAGATCGGGGCGGCCTTCGCGAAGATCACAGGCGCCGACGTGGAGAGGATTTCGGCATGA
- a CDS encoding alpha/beta fold hydrolase has translation MDAEALLGARRIFVPANGLIFEVFEAGEGERLALLLHGFPETAVMWRHLVAPLVAKGYRVWAVNQRGYGATSRPKGRKHYALAALTGDIAGLIDASGAKSVTLISHDWGGVVAWIVAIRRLRPLERLVFINIPHPLCFWQTLQRSPRQRRKSFYVALFQIPALPAWLLSVGRGYLTAALIRKAAPRPGAICDDAMDIYRDNAAAPGAMTAMLNWYRRALWDALAARDEFAARVEAPTLIVWGLRDVALDRDCLEGTERYVANLRIERLPGVSHFSPEDAPEKLATLIDDFL, from the coding sequence ATGGACGCCGAGGCCCTTCTCGGCGCGCGGCGCATTTTCGTCCCCGCCAATGGGCTGATCTTCGAGGTTTTCGAAGCTGGGGAGGGGGAGCGACTCGCGCTGCTGCTGCATGGCTTCCCCGAAACCGCCGTCATGTGGCGCCATCTGGTCGCGCCGCTCGTCGCCAAGGGCTATCGCGTCTGGGCCGTCAATCAGCGCGGCTATGGCGCCACGAGCCGGCCGAAGGGCAGGAAGCATTATGCGCTTGCGGCCCTCACCGGGGACATCGCGGGCCTTATCGACGCTTCCGGCGCCAAGTCGGTCACGCTGATTTCCCATGATTGGGGCGGCGTCGTCGCCTGGATCGTCGCCATTCGCCGGCTGCGGCCGCTGGAGCGGCTCGTCTTCATCAATATTCCGCACCCGCTCTGCTTCTGGCAGACCTTGCAGCGGAGCCCCCGGCAAAGGCGGAAATCGTTCTATGTCGCCTTGTTCCAGATTCCGGCGCTGCCCGCTTGGCTGCTGTCGGTCGGGCGCGGCTATCTGACGGCGGCGCTGATCCGCAAGGCGGCGCCGCGCCCGGGCGCGATCTGCGACGACGCCATGGACATTTACCGCGACAACGCCGCTGCGCCCGGCGCAATGACGGCCATGCTCAACTGGTATCGCCGCGCCCTGTGGGATGCGCTTGCGGCGCGTGACGAGTTCGCCGCGCGCGTCGAGGCGCCGACGCTGATCGTCTGGGGCCTCCGCGACGTCGCTTTGGACCGGGACTGTCTCGAGGGCACGGAGCGTTACGTCGCCAACCTTCGCATCGAGCGCCTGCCGGGCGTGAGCCATTTCTCGCCCGAAGACGCGCCCGAAAAGCTCGCCACGCTCATAGATGATTTCCTTTAA
- a CDS encoding YVTN family beta-propeller repeat protein produces the protein MLRAALLCGVLLPAQTHAYTAFVSNEKGNSITVIDTEKLEATATVKVGRRPRGIELNKDGSELFICAGDDDAIQVLDTKTLKLTGKLPSGPDPELLVLSPKGDMIYVSNENDNLVTLIDVKRKEQVGDIPVGVEPEGMAVSPDGKLLVNTSETTNMAHLIDTQTKEIVANILVDNRPRFAEFKKDGSELWVSSEVGGTVAVIDPNKRELKQKISFEIPGMSKEAIQPIGISITKDGKRAFVALGPANRVAVIDAESKKIEKYLLVGQRVWHLAFTPDEKYLLTANGVSNDVSVIDVASLKVVKSIPVGSFPWGVVVAPQ, from the coding sequence CTGCTGCGAGCGGCGCTCCTCTGCGGCGTTCTCCTCCCCGCCCAAACCCACGCCTACACGGCGTTCGTCAGCAATGAAAAAGGCAACTCCATCACCGTCATCGACACGGAGAAGCTGGAAGCGACGGCGACCGTGAAAGTCGGCCGTCGCCCGCGCGGCATCGAGCTGAACAAGGACGGTTCCGAGCTCTTCATCTGCGCCGGCGACGACGACGCCATTCAGGTGCTCGACACCAAAACCTTAAAGCTCACGGGCAAGCTCCCTTCCGGCCCGGACCCGGAGCTGCTCGTGCTCAGCCCCAAGGGCGACATGATCTACGTCTCCAACGAGAATGATAATCTCGTCACGCTTATCGACGTGAAACGCAAGGAGCAGGTGGGCGACATTCCCGTCGGCGTCGAGCCGGAAGGCATGGCGGTCAGCCCGGACGGCAAGCTCCTCGTCAATACGTCGGAGACGACGAATATGGCGCATCTGATCGATACGCAGACCAAGGAAATCGTCGCCAACATCCTCGTCGACAACCGCCCGCGCTTCGCCGAATTCAAGAAGGACGGCTCCGAGCTTTGGGTGTCGTCGGAGGTTGGCGGCACGGTGGCGGTGATCGATCCCAACAAGCGCGAATTGAAGCAGAAGATCAGTTTCGAGATTCCCGGAATGTCGAAGGAGGCGATCCAGCCGATCGGCATTTCGATCACCAAGGACGGCAAGCGCGCCTTTGTCGCACTGGGCCCCGCGAACCGCGTGGCGGTAATCGACGCTGAGTCCAAGAAGATCGAAAAGTATCTGCTCGTCGGCCAGCGCGTCTGGCACCTCGCCTTCACGCCGGACGAAAAATATCTGCTCACCGCGAATGGCGTGTCGAACGACGTGTCGGTGATCGACGTGGCGAGCCTTAAAGTGGTGAAGTCTATTCCGGTCGGCTCCTTCCCCTGGGGCGTGGTGGTGGCGCCGCAATGA
- the infC gene encoding translation initiation factor IF-3 — translation MKSTAAPQKEGPRTNREIRAREVQLIDSEGKNHGVVQLLDALGMAEQAGLDLVEIAPNSTPPVCKILDYGRFRFAEQKKAAEARKKQKVVEVKEIKLRPGIDEHDYDVKMKAVQRFFEEGDKVKVTLRFRGREIAHQDIGYRLLTRVKAETAQIAKVELEPSMEGRQMVMVLAPK, via the coding sequence ATGAAGAGCACCGCGGCGCCGCAAAAAGAAGGCCCGCGCACCAACCGAGAAATTCGCGCCCGTGAAGTGCAGTTGATCGATTCCGAAGGAAAGAATCACGGCGTCGTCCAATTGCTGGACGCGTTAGGCATGGCCGAGCAGGCCGGACTCGATCTCGTCGAGATCGCGCCGAACTCGACGCCGCCGGTCTGCAAGATCCTCGACTACGGCCGTTTCCGCTTCGCCGAGCAGAAGAAGGCCGCCGAGGCCCGCAAGAAGCAGAAGGTGGTCGAGGTCAAGGAAATCAAGCTCCGTCCCGGCATCGACGAGCATGACTACGACGTCAAGATGAAGGCGGTTCAGCGCTTCTTCGAGGAAGGCGACAAGGTCAAGGTGACCCTTCGCTTCCGTGGACGCGAGATCGCGCATCAGGACATCGGCTACCGATTGCTGACGCGCGTGAAGGCCGAGACCGCTCAGATCGCCAAGGTCGAGCTGGAGCCCTCGATGGAAGGGCGGCAGATGGTGATGGTTCTTGCGCCGAAATAG